The following coding sequences lie in one Glycine max cultivar Williams 82 chromosome 19, Glycine_max_v4.0, whole genome shotgun sequence genomic window:
- the LOC100781319 gene encoding ABC transporter G family member 20 — protein sequence MSRLTPSPTNPVHEDRLPFFNQSMELVQPPTRTRSRTLGDLLKRVEDAQNDTPLAPPHHVLDLSSSSATHPFVLSFTNLTYNVNLRRKFTFFPATTASAPDHETKPNGTKTLLNDISGEARDGEIMAVLGASGSGKSTLIDALADRISKESLRGTVKLNGDVLESSLLKVISAYVMQDDLLFPMLTVEETLMFAAEFRLPRSFSKSKKKARVQALIDQLGLRSAASTVIGDEGHRGVSGGERRRVSIGTDIIHDPIVLFLDEPTSGLDSTSAFMVVKVLQRIAQSGSIVIMSIHQPSYRILSLLDHLIFLSHGNTVFSGSPANLPAFFSEFGHPIPENENRTEFALDLIRELEQEATGTKSLVDFNKSWQLKNKNQAQAQNEYDSKLSLKDAISASISRGKLVSGTNGNGRNNSTALVSVPAFANSFWMEMLVIGKRSLTNSRRMPELFGIRLGAVLVTGAILATIFWHLDDSPKGVQERVGFFAFAMSTTFYTCAEAMPVFLQERYIFMRETAHNAYRRSSYVLAHAIISLPSLLFLSLAFAATTFWAVGMTGGTSGFLFYFITILASFWAGNSFVTFLSGVVSHVMIGFTVVVAILAYFLLFSGFFISRDRIPPYWIWFHYLSLVKYPYEGVLQNEFDVRSPRCFVRGIQMFENTPLGMVPEALKVELLKSMSQTLGMNITRSTCVVTGEDVLKQQGITQLTKWNCLWITLAWGFFFRFLFYLALLFGSRNKRR from the coding sequence ATGTCTCGTCTAACACCATCACCAACCAACCCTGTCCACGAAGACAGGCTTCCTTTCTTCAACCAATCCATGGAACTAGTCCAACCCCCAACCCGAACCAGATCCAGAACCCTCGGCGACCTCCTTAAACGCGTCGAGGATGCTCAAAACGACACTCCTCTTGCACCACCCCACCATGTTCTCGATCTCTCCTCTTCCTCCGCCACCCACCCCTTTGTCCTCTCCTTCACCAACTTAACCTACAACGTCAACCTCCGCCGCAAGTTCACTTTTTTTCCCGCCACCACCGCTTCCGCGCCCGACCACGAAACCAAACCCAACGGCACCAAGACTCTCCTCAACGACATCTCCGGCGAGGCCAGGGACGGCGAGATCATGGCCGTTCTCGGCGCCAGCGGCTCCGGAAAGTCCACCTTAATCGACGCCCTCGCCGATAGAATCTCAAAAGAAAGCCTCAGAGGCACGGTGAAATTAAACGGCGACGTTCTGGAATCGAGTCTTTTGAAGGTTATATCCGCTTACGTCATGCAAGACGACCTCCTCTTTCCCATGCTCACCGTCGAAGAAACCCTAATGTTCGCCGCGGAGTTCAGACTCCCTCGCTCTTTCTCAAAGTCCAAGAAAAAGGCTCGTGTACAAGCCCTCATCGACCAGCTCGGCCTCCGCTCCGCCGCCTCCACCGTCATCGGCGACGAGGGCCACCGCGGAGTCTCCGGCGGCGAACGCCGCCGAGTCTCCATCGGCACCGACATCATCCACGACCCCATCGTGCTCTTCCTCGACGAACCAACCTCCGGCCTCGACTCCACCAGCGCCTTCATGGTCGTCAAAGTCTTACAGCGAATCGCTCAGAGCGGAAGCATCGTCATCATGTCCATTCACCAACCTAGCTACAGAATCTTGAGCCTCTTAGACCACTTGATCTTCCTCTCCCACGGAAACACCGTCTTCAGCGGCTCTCCGGCGAACCTTCCCGCCTTCTTCTCCGAGTTCGGCCACCCCATCCCGGAGAACGAAAACCGAACCGAATTCGCACTCGACCTAATCCGCGAACTCGAACAAGAAGCTACTGGTACCAAGAGTTTAGTAGACTTCAACAAATCCTGGCAGCTGAAAAACAAAAACCAGGCCCAGGCCCAGAACGAGTATGATTCCAAACTATCTCTCAAGGACGCTATCAGCGCTAGCATTTCTAGAGGCAAACTCGTGTCCGGCACTAACGGTAACGGCAGGAACAACTCAACGGCACTGGTTTCAGTTCCCGCCTTCGCGAATTCGTTTTGGATGGAGATGTTGGTGATAGGAAAACGGTCGCTAACTAACTCAAGGAGGATGCCGGAGTTATTCGGGATTCGTTTGGGTGCAGTTCTGGTCACGGGGGCAATCTTGGCAACAATCTTTTGGCACCTGGACGATTCCCCGAAAGGAGTCCAAGAGCGCGTGGGGTTCTTCGCGTTCGCCATGTCCACCACGTTCTACACGTGCGCCGAAGCCATGCCGGTGTTCCTCCAAGAGCGCTACATCTTCATGAGAGAAACCGCACACAACGCGTACCGTCGCTCGTCCTACGTGCTCGCGCACGCAATCATTTCCCTCCCTTCCTTGCTTTTTCTCTCCCTCGCATTTGCGGCCACAACGTTTTGGGCCGTGGGCATGACCGGCGGCACTTCGGGcttcctcttttattttatcacaATTTTGGCCTCGTTTTGGGCCGGGAACTCGTTCGTGACGTTCCTCTCCGGCGTGGTGTCGCACGTGATGATAGGGTTCACCGTGGTGGTTGCAATTCTGGCTTACTTCCTCCTCTTCAGCGGGTTCTTCATCAGCAGGGACAGGATCCCTCCGTACTGGATATGGTTCCACTACCTTTCGCTGGTGAAGTACCCGTACGAGGGAGTGCTGCAGAATGAGTTCGATGTGAGGTCTCCGAGGTGTTTTGTGAGAGGGATTCAGATGTTCGAGAACACGCCGCTGGGGATGGTGCCGGAAGCCCTGAAGGTGGAGCTGCTCAAGAGCATGAGCCAGACTCTAGGAATGAACATCACGAGGTCCACCTGCGTGGTCACCGGAGAGGATGTGCTGAAGCAGCAGGGGATCACGCAGCTGACCAAGTGGAACTGCTTGTGGATCACGCTGGCTTGGGGGTTCTTCTTTCGCTTCCTCTTTTATTTGGCGCTGCTCTTTGGGAGCAGGAACAAGAGGAGGTAG